The Theileria parva strain Muguga chromosome 1, complete sequence, whole genome shotgun sequence DNA window GTGTACAAAAATCGCGGCCTACCACAAAACTCACAACGTCCAGGAGCTGTTTAATCTTATTCAGGACAAACAGTTTTCCAGTGTTTACATTAAGCCCAACTTTACCTACTTCCACCTACTTTTGCAAACTCTCATTAGTCTAGGTGCCAACTCTCACGTTGACACTGTGATTCACGGCATGAAACCTTCTCAGCAGAACTACTGGCGAAATTTCGTCAACCAGTTCAataaaaactaatttttactaagttatatatactaagttatatatactaagttgtttttactactttatatagtttatatatactaatttgTATGTGTATagatatttatacattaattGGTACATTATTGGTCTTCTTCCCGGTCGTTATCTTCAGGTTCTTCATCATCCTTAGATGTGTCATCAACATCATGATGTTCAGTGTCGTCATCAAGATCATCATCCGCATCTCCATTCGGATCCCCATCATCATCCTCGTCGTCCTTAAGATCTTCAGCATCCATATCTGAATTGTTATTGTCAGGATTAGGAGTATCATTATCGTTATCGGTGCCATTATCGACATCAGTATCGTAGGAATTTGAAGCATTTTCGTTGTTGGTGGGTGTGTCATCAGTATTGGTTTCAGTTTTCGCATTGGACTCAGAATCACCACTTGTTTCAGAACTTGAATCAGTTTTAGGGTTTGGTTTTGCGTCCTTTTGTACATCAGTAGAATGATCAGGTAGACCATTAATCGGAAGATTTAGCGATTTGTTTGTTTTCAGAAGAGTTTTTATCTGTTCCCCAGTTAAGGTCTCGTATTTTAGGAGTTCAGAGGCCAGAAGCTCAAGCTGACTTCTCTTACTCCTTAGTATGGACTCAGCTATGTGTTCTGCCTCCTTGATTAACTctattatttcattttcgATTTTAACGTTGAGGTCAGTGCTTAATTTGTTGTTTAAGTTATTTAGGTTATGGAAGTTTAGTGATGCTAGTTTATTAGACATCCCATACTGGGTTATCATCTTGTAAGCAAGGTCTGTTGCAACAATGATGTCAGATGATGCACCAGACGTTACATTATCGAATCCAAAAACTAGTTTCTCGGCTAATCTTCCAGCCATGCAAACCGCAAGTCTTGATTTCATCTCGATGAGTTTGTAACTACTTTTATCATAATCATCGTTTGGAAGCTGTTCTACAAACCCCAAGGCAGTTCCTCTAGTGATTATTGTAGCCTTGTGGATTGGGTCAGTATTTGGGTAAAGGTAATATGCCACTAGTGCATGACCTGCCTCATGGTATGCTGTCATTTTTCTCTCAATGTCAGGCATTAACAGCTTCCTTTTATTTCCCatgattattttatctctTGCCTCGTACAAATCACTCAACTCAACCATTAACCGATCTGCATtatattaatgttaattatataaaataataattagttaTGAATACCTTGTTTCACTGTTATCAGCGCCGCCTCATTAATTAAGTTTTTCAAGTCAGCTCCCGAGTATCCAGGAGTTATCTTAGAAAGTTCCTTTACATCTATGGTTTCCTTATTGTAGGTGACGTCCTTCAAGTAGTGTTGTAAAATCTCCTCCCTGCCCTTAATGCTAGGTAGGGGTATGTGTACAACTCGATCGAATCTACCTGGTCTTAGAAGTGCTCTATCTAGTGCGCTAAGCCTATTAGTTGCAGCTAGAATTGTAATTCCAGTTGAAACGTTAAACCCGTCCATTTCAACCAGAAGTTGGTTTAAAGTCTGGTCGTGTTCTCGGTTCTGTCCACTGAAAGAGCCTGATGCTCTCTTAGAACCCACTGCATCAATCTCATCTatgaatattatacacGGAGCTATTTTACGGGCCTTATGAAATAAAGCTCTTATCCTTTGCGCTCCTTGTCCGACATATATTTCAACAAATTCAGGCCCACTTGTATATATGAAGGGTATACCAGTTTCTATGGAAGACatattagttaataaaCTAACCTGTGGCCACAGCTTTTGCCAACATTGTCTTACCCGTTCCTGGCGGACCTACTAACAAAATGCCCTTCGGAACCTTAGCTCCGACTTTTTTGTATAGAAAGGGCTGCTTTATAAACTTAACTATTTCCTGAACATCCTCCTTCGCTTCGTCGATACCTAATTAgattttatagttatagCATGTAGTAAGTTTACAACTAGAATTTATAgttgaattatttaactaaaatttaagaTTAAAGTTCAAAATTTCATAGTTTTGTTAAATGAAATACCTAAAATGTCTTTGAAATGAACAGGTTCAAATGTGACCTCGGGTTTGGGAGGGGGATCTTGTTGTTTAGTTTGGGTCTTTGGTGGAGGAGGTGTAGGTGGACTCCTCTTCTTAggttcatttttaaaatcgttaatattatttccATTATATAGAAAATGTGAAATCATTGCAAAGAAGAACATGGTCAAAAAAAGGCCCAATGCTATGCCGATAACGTAAAGAAAAACTGATTTAGCGATAGACAAAATAGTTGTCAAGAAATCTAGTGACTTTGAAGATGCTTCCTTGGACAGTTTTTTAAAGAATTCGATAAATGAGCTAAAACCTGATGAGATTTCATTCGTGATTGTGGAAGATCCTCTAGAATCAGCGTTTTTTGATGTGTTGATACATTCATAAGGAACATGGAGTCCAAACCCAGTTCTGTGTTGTTGTGAAGGtttgttataattaatgCCTGTGCTATTTGGATAATAAAACAGATTATTTACTTCAGAATGGGATAATAACAGATCACGCTCACCAGATCCTGTGCTAAATCCATAAGGATCATCATTTATATCATCATATTGGTACACAGGTCGTGTCTGTGCTGAATTATCAGAATTTATATCAATGTTGCTTCGTTCTTCTGGGAAATTATGGCCGGTGAATCTTGAGTTGGCCACGACAGGGACCCTATGATCTGAATTGttatacatttaaattaaacagTTATAATGatactaaatttaaatccaTATTTcagataaaattaacattgtttaacattatacaaattgtcttataatatttatcatttagGAATCCAATAATTCCACCCACTACAATATCCTTCCAAGGATAAATATTGATTAATAACTACTTTTGTCCATTCTtcttataatttttattttataa harbors:
- the ftsH gene encoding ATP-dependent metallopeptidase HflB family protein is translated as MYNNSDHRVPVVANSRFTGHNFPEERSNIDINSDNSAQTRPVYQYDDINDDPYGFSTGSGERDLLLSHSEVNNLFYYPNSTGINYNKPSQQHRTGFGLHVPYECINTSKNADSRGSSTITNEISSGFSSFIEFFKKLSKEASSKSLDFLTTILSIAKSVFLYVIGIALGLFLTMFFFAMISHFLYNGNNINDFKNEPKKRSPPTPPPPKTQTKQQDPPPKPEVTFEPVHFKDILGIDEAKEDVQEIVKFIKQPFLYKKVGAKVPKGILLVGPPGTGKTMLAKAVATETGIPFIYTSGPEFVEIYVGQGAQRIRALFHKARKIAPCIIFIDEIDAVGSKRASGSFSGQNREHDQTLNQLLVEMDGFNVSTGITILAATNRLSALDRALLRPGRFDRVVHIPLPSIKGREEILQHYLKDVTYNKETIDVKELSKITPGYSGADLKNLINEAALITVKQDRLMVELSDLYEARDKIIMGNKRKLLMPDIERKMTAYHEAGHALVAYYLYPNTDPIHKATIITRGTALGFVEQLPNDDYDKSSYKLIEMKSRLAVCMAGRLAEKLVFGFDNVTSGASSDIIVATDLAYKMITQYGMSNKLASLNFHNLNNLNNKLSTDLNVKIENEIIELIKEAEHIAESILRSKRSQLELLASELLKYETLTGEQIKTLLKTNKSLNLPINGLPDHSTDVQKDAKPNPKTDSSSETSGDSESNAKTETNTDDTPTNNENASNSYDTDVDNGTDNDNDTPNPDNNNSDMDAEDLKDDEDDDGDPNGDADDDLDDDTEHHDVDDTSKDDEEPEDNDREEDQ